TCAGATGCTCTGCGTCCGGCTCCACCAGCACCGCTTCCGTTGTCCCGCCGGAAACATGAAATGCAAGAAACGTCTGCCCCATAAGCTCCAGTCGGTCGGCGGAATAGAGTGCCGCCGCAATATGATTTTCCTGATGCGAGCAGGGGTACAGCGGAATACCAAGCGTATCCGCCAGGATCTTCGCGGTGCCGAACCCTACGGAAAAGCAAGGCATATAGGAGCCCTCCGCACAACGCGGTCGGCTCGAAGCACCGATAGCCCGAAGCACAGGCTGCTGCCGGATCAAAGGCTCAAGGATTTGCGGCAGCTGCTGCACATGATGAAACACCGCGTCACTCTGACGCAGGCCAAGCTGGCCTTCCTTTACCGGCAGAAGCCGTTTGGAATGCGTGATGCTTTTATCCTCCCAGTAGAGTGCGGCGGAGGTAGTATAGTTGCTTGTATCGATTCCGAGAGTATTACCCTTCTTCATTTTCCGGTTCCAGTTCCTTGGCCACAGAGCCAAGAACGCCGTTGATAAAGGATGCGTCGTCCGCTCCGCCGTATTTTTTTGCCAAATCGACAGCCTCGTTGATCGAAACGCTTACTGGGATGCTGTCAATAAACATCATTTCATAAATGGAGACCCGCAGCAAGGCAAAGGAAACCTTGGAAAGGCGCGCCATTGACCAGCCGCGAATATTCTTCTCAATCTTATCGTCTACTAAGGCACTGTTTTCTTCCACACCGCTCGCCAGCTGCTCCGCGAATTCCGCAATACGAATTTCTGCCGATTCTTCCGACGCGTCGATGATTTCCTCAATCGTATTCCGGTTGATCAGTTGCTGGAACACCAGAATAAACGCCTGCTCTCGTTCCTCACGCCGTGTCATTTTGCCTTTGCTCATAGTTTGTCCTCCAAACAATTTTCTTTCTGCGCGTGTGTAAATAATACTGTTCCCTTATGAGAGAGAAATGCTTATCTTTTCCCCCACCAAAGCGAGGAAAAAGATACGAGCATCGTTCTCTCTGTAACACTCTTAAAAAAATAACCCTCCAAATAGATATGTGGAGGGTTATGAAATCCGTTTTTCATTCCATTGTCAAGCTTCCGCAGGCACGGCAGAACAGCACACAGAAATTCATTCCGCCGTGGCACTTCATGAAATCGAACCGCACCACTCTTTTATGAGTAGTATTATACCACGAAATCAAAGCAGTGCAACTGTTTTTACAGGAAAACGCACATTCCGGCTGATTTTGTTCGTTCCCGGCTGCAAAACACGGCTCTGCCGCGTTAGAATCCCCCGTAAAACAGACCGAAAGCCGAATCAAAATAGATTCGGCGCGGTACTCTGTTATTTTGCTTCTACAATCTTGATTTTATCATAGGCGATGCCGGCCTGACCGCCAATGATATCTTTAATGGCAATGGCTTCATTGGGCAAAAGTCCGTCGGAGCGGACGACAACGCTGCATTCTGAATTTTGCAGGAACACCACACAGTCGGAGAAGCCCTTGGCCTTAATCAAGCTTTCAATGTTGCTCTCCTGAATAATGTTCTGTGCAATCTCGGCTGCTTTTTCAACGGATTCCTTTTTGGCGGCATCATTAGAGGAAGCATTCTCCAAAACCTTTTGCAGCATTTCTACGGAAGAATCCCTTGCTTTTTGGCGAGAGAGCTTTGCCTCTGTAAAATATTCATCTACCTTTGCAGCTGTCTCCACCGCCTTTGAGGAAGTAGACGAAGCGGAAGAAGATGTTTCGGGAGTGCTGCTGCTGCCCTTGCCGTTCACGAGCTGCGCGGCCCCAAGCTCTGCGCCGGAGGTTAATGTATCCGTTGCGATCAGGGGACCATCCCCCTGAAACACCCAATTTAAGTAGACAGCCGCTCCCAGCGCGACCACCAGGGACGCAAGCACCAGCTGACGTTTACCAATACCCATAAGACAATTCCTCCTGTTTCTTGTTTATTTTGCTTTTATCACGCACACCCGCGCAGAAGAAAGATTGAGCGCAGTGGTCACCGCATCTATAATATCTTTCTGCACCGCCGGCTGATTTCCGCCCTCACATACAACGACTACCCCCTTCACGATCGGCTCGACCTCTGTTACGGCCAGCGCCTGCTGCGAGCCGTCGGAACCCTTTACCAGAATATACTTGGTTTCGCGGCTGTCATTTTCCTGATTTTTTACGGTAGCGTTCGCCGCCTGATCCTGCGTGGTCTGGGTCGTCTTTTTTTCCTCTGTTGCATATACGTATTGCGTATTTCGCTCCAGAGTGACGAGCACCTTCACAGAGCCCGCGCCGTTAATATTGGCAATCAGCTCGGTAAGGCTTTTTTCCACCTGCTGCGTGTACACCTGTGCGGTGGTTTTTGTAGGCTCTTCCTCAGCCTTGGCATTGGTTGCCTTGGCATCGCGATTTTGAAACAAACCCGACAAAAAGATCAGGGCAATCCCCACAAATCCCAGTACCAGAATCACCTTGCGCCAGACGTCGTTTTCCGCGAGCTTTTGAACCCAGGAACCTCTCTCTTTCTTATCTTCTTTTTCACGAGCCGGCATCGGCCGTCACCTCCGTTGTTAATCCCAATTCCTGCTCAAGGAGCTGTTTTGTTTCCTGAAGCTTTCCCGATTCCTTCTGGTCAAGGCTGACAAACACTTTAGTAATTGATATGCGGCCGTCCTCGTTTGTATCCATATTTAGCGCAACATTTTTGCACTGAATTCCCTTCTCTGAAAGCGCCGAGATCACCACGGTGCGAACGGCCGCCTCTGCCGTCTCTGCCGTTTGCTGGTTTACTGTATCCTGATATTGCTGATTCGGTGCCGCGCTGCCGTCTTGCGCGAATGCCTGCACATCGAACTGCTTGGTCAGACGCCCCACCGGCAGCAAAATACTGCAAATAACAAACGCCCCGATTACAAGCCGCGTCACCTTTTCCATACTGCCGCCCGGCATCAAATACTGCAAAATCCCGGCAGCGAGCGCCGCCAGCACAATCACCGAAGACCATTCCCGTACACCGCTCATGTCGTTGCCCCCCCAATTGCCATCATCAGCACCGTAGAGATCATCAGAATCACAAGACAGCACAGAATGATAGACAGAAGAATCTGTATCACCTTCATGGAAGACCGAAGCAGCGAGGTAATTTCTTTCAGTTCAAAAATATCTCCCGCTGCCGCACAGGCGGTAAGGGTTAAAAGCCAAATCAGGCACTCGAGCGCCGCGGGCAGAAAAATGGCTCCTGTAGCCAAAAGCCCGAATGCCCCTACCCCCGATTTCAAAAGCTTCACACAGCTCTGTACACTGCCGATCGCATCACTGAGCGCACTGCCCACCACCGGCACAAACGCGCTTACCATAAAGCGCATTGTTTTAGCCCCCGCGCCGTCCGCTGCCGAGGACACCACCGTTTGCATGGTAAGCAAACCTGAAAAAACCGTCATGCAGAAGGTGAGCACCCACTTTACGGTCTTGCTGAACAAATCGCACAACCCGCTGAGATTCATTGCGGGCGATACTGCGGACACCACCGAAAACGCTAAAAAAATATTCAGCAGGGGCACCAGCACCGCAGAGGCAATCACCGAAATCACGTTACCTGCGCCAAGCATCAGCAGATTAAATGATCCGGCGGATACCGTCTGACCGCCCGCAATCATGATACCGGTGAGAACCGGTATGCTTGCCAATAAGAATCCGGCGGCCCCTTTAATGACAAACGACACGTTTTCAATGCACGAAACGATCGGCTGAATCACCACCGTGCAGATGCAAAGGGTGCCGATCATGCCGATCACACCGCCAAGGGGACGGTCGCCAAAGCTCAACTTCATGCCGTTCATCAGGGCGCAGAGCAAAATGACTGCCAGCACCGATAACAGCGCCCGCACAGGGGCCGCGCTCTGCTGAAGCGCCGACGCCCCAATCTGCTCAAAAATCGTTTCCGGCGTCAGATTTATAATGCTCTGCCAGTCCGGAGAAGTAACCCCCAGGCTGTCCATCCATTCCCGTGTTTCTTCCGGCAGTTCGTCGGGCAGCTCTGCCGCTCCGCTGTCTTCATACTGCTGGCGGTACAGTTCCTCCTGCGAAACACTCTGGGCCTGTACGGGAATCGCAAACAGAAAAAGCAACATCACAATACAGATGATTTTTTTCACAGTCTACCCTCCTATCAGCGCAAGCGCCGTAGAAGCAATTTTCTCGAATAATGGCAGCGCCAGAATTACGATGGAGAGCTTCCCCGCCAGCTCCACCTTCGAGGCCAGCGCGCTTTCCCCCGCATCCCGGCAGGAATCTGCCGCAAATTGAGCCAAAAAGCAGATTCCCAGTGTCTTGAACAGGATGATCCCGTATTCTGAAGGCAGCTGTGCGGCGGAAAGCAGGCTGTTGATCTGGCGGATCGCCGGGACGATATTTGCAAGGATCTGCACCAGAATAATCACGCCCGCCGTGATGCTGACAACCACCGCGTATTCCTGATTGTACCGCCGCAGCATCACGGCAATCACGGCGGAAACAAGGGCCAGTCCGGCAATTCCGATCACATTCATAGCGGCTATAACCCAAAGATGGATTTGATCGTTTTAAACAGAATATCAATCTGCTCGATCACCATCATCAAAACCACAATTAGTCCCGCCAGGGTTGTCATCATCGCCTGCTCCTCGCGCCCCGAGCGAATAAGTAGCTGATTGAGCACAGCTACAATAATGCCGATCGCCGCAATTTTAAAAATCAAATCCACATCCATTTTTGCTTCCTCCGTTTTAACTCAGCAGGAGTGCCGCCGCGATTCCGCCGAACAGCCCCAGCATAAAATACAGCTTCGCCTTTTTGTCTCTTTCTTCCCTCGCGTGGGTCAGAGCGTTGCTGATGAACCCCAGATACAGCTGGCAGTGCGCCAACTGGCCCTCTGTATCGCTTGCGCCGAACCCCAGCCCAAAGTCCCGTATGTATGTGAGATCCTGCCTGTTCATTCCAGTTGTCAGCAGGCCATCGTCCATGCCGCGAGACCACGCCTGCGGAAAGCTTTCTCCCTTTCGGCAGTATTCGGCGCACAGAACCAGAAACCGCTGGTTTTTACCATGCTTTTCAATAATCCGCTCCACTGGCATACCGGAATAGCGGATTTCTTCTCTGGCCTGACATAAAAAGGAGTAGAAGGCTTCCAATTCCCTTACTCTGCCGCCCAGCTTACGCGATTCCATATAGCCCGCCAGAATACAGGCCGCCATGACCGACAGTATCCCGATTAATTTGACCAAGAAGTTCACCCACCTTGTAAATTCCTTTTATTTTCCCGGGCTGTGCCGCGCTGTCCAGCAGAACCACGGTACGAAACGCCCCGGTTTCCATGAGCTGGCGTACCTGACGCCGACGCAAAAGCTCTCCCGCAGATGCGGCATGCACACTGACGATCAGCGAAACACCGGCATTGACGACCTCTTCCACAGCGGCGGTTTCGCGCTCACTCCCCAGCTCATCGCAGACAATCACCTCCGGTGAAAGGGAGCGGATAGCCTGCAGGATTCCCTGGCTCTTGGGGTAACCGTCTAGAATATCGCAGCAGCAGCCAAGATCATTCTGTGCGTCGCCCCGGTAAATACCGGCCAGTTCGCCGCGCTCGTCAACCACCGTGATTTTTCGAGGAGGAAGCTTCCCTCCACCTGCAAGCTGGCGTGCCAGATCGCGAAGAATCGTTGTTTTACCCGTGGAGGGCGCCCCCACCAGAAGAACGCCCCGCACAATCTCCTCCCCCACCAGAGCCAGAAGCTCATCCGCCGCGCCGGAAATTTGTCTTGCGATACGGATATTAAAGGAAGAAATGTCTCTCAGCCCCGCAACCTCCCCCTGATCCAAAACGGCTGTGCCGCAGATTCCCACCCTGTGCCCCCCTCGAATGGTGAGAAAGCCGTTTCTGATTTCGTTTTGATGCGTATATACTGAATTGCTACACAGGCTGCGGAACGTTTCTTCCATATCCTCCCGAAATACGGTAATTCCCTCCTCCGGCTTGCGACTGATTCCGTTCCCTGTCACAAAAAAACTTTGAACTCCGTTAAAAATTGAAAGCGGTAGATTCACCCTCATGCGAATCTCCTGTACCGATTCTTGCAGATGAGCCGGCAAAGCGGCCAAAACTGGCCTAAGCCGCTGGCAGATTGGCTGTATTGCAGTATCAAACGAATTGATATGTTTTTGATTCATGTTACTTGTCCTCCCTTTGTACCTATAAATATGGACAAAGCGTTTCGATTAGAACCTAAAATGATTGCAATGATAGAATGGTTTTTGCTCTTTTTTAAATAGTAGTGTTTTAGGGCTTGTTCAAGAAATCATATTCAAATAAATACAAAAATAGAAGAAACAAAAAGAAGAAACTAAGATTGTATAAATCTTTAAATTCACCTATAATAAATATAAATAATGAACCAATTGAAGGGAGCAACTGTTTTGAAAAAACGATTCGTCCCCATTGCTTTATTTACTTTAATGCTTTTTGTTTTTAGCGGTTGTGCTTTTTTCTCACCTTTTACAATGTTTACTCCGGACCAGGAAGAATCAGCAAAATCGGTAGAGGAAACACAGGAACTTGCCAAAGTGGAGGTCTATACCGCAAAAGATGACCGATTAAT
Above is a window of Faecalispora anaeroviscerum DNA encoding:
- a CDS encoding stage III sporulation protein AB — its product is MVKLIGILSVMAACILAGYMESRKLGGRVRELEAFYSFLCQAREEIRYSGMPVERIIEKHGKNQRFLVLCAEYCRKGESFPQAWSRGMDDGLLTTGMNRQDLTYIRDFGLGFGASDTEGQLAHCQLYLGFISNALTHAREERDKKAKLYFMLGLFGGIAAALLLS
- a CDS encoding tRNA (adenosine(37)-N6)-threonylcarbamoyltransferase complex transferase subunit TsaD; translated protein: MKKGNTLGIDTSNYTTSAALYWEDKSITHSKRLLPVKEGQLGLRQSDAVFHHVQQLPQILEPLIRQQPVLRAIGASSRPRCAEGSYMPCFSVGFGTAKILADTLGIPLYPCSHQENHIAAALYSADRLELMGQTFLAFHVSGGTTEAVLVEPDAEHLIRTRLLASSLDLKGGQAVDRVGVMLGLSFPAGPELERLALQSVAKFKIHPSMRGCDCSLSGIENQCRTMFDKGAPKEEIARFCLLSLLAALDAMCGALLQEYGDLPVLFAGGVMSNSMIRQALTQRYGASFAKPEFSADNAAGAAILAAIKEEAI
- the nusB gene encoding transcription antitermination factor NusB, translated to MSKGKMTRREEREQAFILVFQQLINRNTIEEIIDASEESAEIRIAEFAEQLASGVEENSALVDDKIEKNIRGWSMARLSKVSFALLRVSIYEMMFIDSIPVSVSINEAVDLAKKYGGADDASFINGVLGSVAKELEPENEEG
- the spoIIIAA gene encoding stage III sporulation protein AA encodes the protein MNQKHINSFDTAIQPICQRLRPVLAALPAHLQESVQEIRMRVNLPLSIFNGVQSFFVTGNGISRKPEEGITVFREDMEETFRSLCSNSVYTHQNEIRNGFLTIRGGHRVGICGTAVLDQGEVAGLRDISSFNIRIARQISGAADELLALVGEEIVRGVLLVGAPSTGKTTILRDLARQLAGGGKLPPRKITVVDERGELAGIYRGDAQNDLGCCCDILDGYPKSQGILQAIRSLSPEVIVCDELGSERETAAVEEVVNAGVSLIVSVHAASAGELLRRRQVRQLMETGAFRTVVLLDSAAQPGKIKGIYKVGELLGQINRDTVGHGGLYSGGLYGIA
- a CDS encoding SpoIIIAH-like family protein, with the translated sequence MGIGKRQLVLASLVVALGAAVYLNWVFQGDGPLIATDTLTSGAELGAAQLVNGKGSSSTPETSSSASSTSSKAVETAAKVDEYFTEAKLSRQKARDSSVEMLQKVLENASSNDAAKKESVEKAAEIAQNIIQESNIESLIKAKGFSDCVVFLQNSECSVVVRSDGLLPNEAIAIKDIIGGQAGIAYDKIKIVEAK
- a CDS encoding stage III sporulation protein AE translates to MKKIICIVMLLFLFAIPVQAQSVSQEELYRQQYEDSGAAELPDELPEETREWMDSLGVTSPDWQSIINLTPETIFEQIGASALQQSAAPVRALLSVLAVILLCALMNGMKLSFGDRPLGGVIGMIGTLCICTVVIQPIVSCIENVSFVIKGAAGFLLASIPVLTGIMIAGGQTVSAGSFNLLMLGAGNVISVIASAVLVPLLNIFLAFSVVSAVSPAMNLSGLCDLFSKTVKWVLTFCMTVFSGLLTMQTVVSSAADGAGAKTMRFMVSAFVPVVGSALSDAIGSVQSCVKLLKSGVGAFGLLATGAIFLPAALECLIWLLTLTACAAAGDIFELKEITSLLRSSMKVIQILLSIILCCLVILMISTVLMMAIGGATT
- a CDS encoding SpoIIIAC/SpoIIIAD family protein; amino-acid sequence: MNVIGIAGLALVSAVIAVMLRRYNQEYAVVVSITAGVIILVQILANIVPAIRQINSLLSAAQLPSEYGIILFKTLGICFLAQFAADSCRDAGESALASKVELAGKLSIVILALPLFEKIASTALALIGG
- the spoIIIAC gene encoding stage III sporulation protein AC encodes the protein MDVDLIFKIAAIGIIVAVLNQLLIRSGREEQAMMTTLAGLIVVLMMVIEQIDILFKTIKSIFGL
- a CDS encoding stage III sporulation protein AG translates to MPAREKEDKKERGSWVQKLAENDVWRKVILVLGFVGIALIFLSGLFQNRDAKATNAKAEEEPTKTTAQVYTQQVEKSLTELIANINGAGSVKVLVTLERNTQYVYATEEKKTTQTTQDQAANATVKNQENDSRETKYILVKGSDGSQQALAVTEVEPIVKGVVVVCEGGNQPAVQKDIIDAVTTALNLSSARVCVIKAK
- a CDS encoding stage III sporulation protein AF produces the protein MSGVREWSSVIVLAALAAGILQYLMPGGSMEKVTRLVIGAFVICSILLPVGRLTKQFDVQAFAQDGSAAPNQQYQDTVNQQTAETAEAAVRTVVISALSEKGIQCKNVALNMDTNEDGRISITKVFVSLDQKESGKLQETKQLLEQELGLTTEVTADAGS